From the Desulfovibrio sp. JY genome, one window contains:
- a CDS encoding class I SAM-dependent methyltransferase: MPTEIPHLEAARRLLAGLDPACVWRPVYSPDGTLLASGHGPGPDELESYVGNLDVAGKSVVDLGCNLGYFAFRAARRGATRVLGCDVDPGVIRAARELARLHGLDNVEFSACDFLCEPPDTPPCEMAMLIDFIGRGVITKGRLQSVAAAAVAWASDELFFTLRPAYRLDDLPASPAELKRLYPGHVRDGHFHLADALAEQLGPHWSPQRLTGSGRVKTALLFTRVG; encoded by the coding sequence ATGCCAACGGAAATCCCCCACCTCGAGGCCGCCCGCCGGCTGCTGGCCGGCCTGGATCCCGCCTGCGTCTGGCGTCCGGTGTACAGCCCCGATGGAACCCTCCTCGCCTCGGGGCACGGCCCCGGCCCGGACGAGCTCGAAAGCTACGTCGGCAACCTCGATGTGGCCGGCAAATCCGTGGTCGACCTCGGCTGCAACCTGGGCTACTTCGCCTTCCGGGCGGCGCGGCGCGGCGCGACCAGGGTGCTTGGCTGCGACGTCGACCCCGGTGTCATCCGCGCCGCCAGGGAGCTGGCCCGCCTGCACGGGCTGGACAATGTGGAATTTTCCGCCTGCGACTTTCTGTGCGAACCACCCGACACGCCCCCCTGCGAAATGGCCATGCTCATCGACTTCATCGGGCGCGGCGTCATCACCAAGGGCCGGCTCCAAAGCGTGGCCGCCGCCGCCGTGGCCTGGGCCTCGGATGAACTTTTTTTCACCTTGCGCCCCGCCTACCGGCTTGACGATCTGCCCGCATCCCCGGCCGAACTGAAACGCCTCTACCCCGGCCATGTGCGCGACGGGCATTTTCACCTGGCCGATGCCCTGGCCGAACAGCTCGGCCCCCATTGGTCGCCACAACGCCTTACCGGCAGCGGCCGGGTCAAGACGGCGCTGCTTTTTACGCGAGTCGGGTAA
- the hisC gene encoding histidinol-phosphate transaminase, translating into MQPSDRVREAVRGFTPYAPGLSMEEIRERYGLTRVVKLASNENPLGASPLVKRVLARKGDMVFRYPRAGNPALVAALAAHHKVPRECVVAGNGSDEIIDLLVRVTCEPGKSNVVAFSPCFSIYVQQTKLCGVTLRQAPLKADFSFDLPGLRAACDDDTALVFLTNPDNPSGHAVPAEEVLAFARSLPPRALLVVDEAYAEFAEPAAEYSVLPRFGQCDNVVVLHTFSKLFGLAGLRLGIGVMPDWLADYLLRVRLPFSVNLLAEAAGMAALEDTAFLQASLDTVVRGRKLLTEKLTQLGCHVYPSQANFLMLKPPVPALELFEALLKRGIIVRALKSYGLPELLRVSIGNDEENAMFLAAIKDAIEHGF; encoded by the coding sequence ATGCAGCCAAGCGACCGTGTCCGCGAGGCGGTGCGGGGATTCACCCCGTACGCTCCCGGACTATCCATGGAAGAGATCAGGGAGCGCTACGGGCTGACCCGCGTGGTCAAACTCGCCAGCAATGAAAACCCCCTTGGGGCCTCGCCGCTCGTCAAGCGCGTGCTGGCCAGAAAGGGCGACATGGTCTTCCGCTACCCCAGGGCCGGCAATCCGGCCCTGGTGGCGGCCCTGGCCGCCCATCACAAGGTGCCCCGCGAATGCGTGGTGGCCGGCAACGGCTCGGACGAGATCATCGACCTGCTCGTGCGCGTCACCTGCGAGCCGGGCAAAAGCAATGTGGTGGCCTTTTCGCCCTGCTTTTCCATCTACGTGCAGCAGACCAAGCTGTGCGGCGTGACCTTGCGCCAGGCGCCGCTCAAGGCCGATTTCAGCTTCGACCTGCCGGGGCTTCGCGCGGCCTGCGACGACGACACCGCCCTGGTCTTTCTGACCAATCCCGACAACCCCTCGGGCCATGCCGTGCCGGCCGAGGAGGTGCTCGCCTTTGCCCGGTCCCTGCCGCCCAGGGCGCTGCTCGTGGTCGACGAGGCCTATGCCGAATTCGCCGAGCCGGCGGCCGAATATTCCGTGCTGCCCCGGTTTGGCCAATGCGACAACGTGGTCGTGCTGCACACCTTTTCCAAGCTCTTCGGCCTGGCCGGGCTGCGGCTCGGCATCGGCGTCATGCCGGACTGGCTGGCCGATTACCTGCTGCGGGTGCGGCTCCCTTTCAGCGTCAACCTGCTGGCCGAGGCCGCCGGCATGGCCGCCCTCGAGGACACCGCCTTTTTGCAGGCCAGCCTCGATACCGTGGTCCGGGGCCGCAAGCTGCTGACCGAAAAGCTCACGCAGCTCGGCTGCCATGTCTATCCGTCCCAGGCCAACTTCCTGATGTTAAAGCCCCCGGTCCCCGCCCTGGAACTCTTCGAGGCGCTTTTGAAGCGCGGCATCATCGTGCGGGCGCTCAAGAGCTACGGCCTGCCCGAACTGTTGCGCGTGAGCATCGGCAACGACGAGGAAAACGCCATGTTTCTGGCCGCAATAAAGGACGCCATCGAACATGGCTTCTGA
- a CDS encoding mechanosensitive ion channel, giving the protein MTIGVGWRLGAAVAVFLAITALLRLLWRRGVISRPLGGLVKWLCGLAILWGLSWLLPANAAASGETAMTMAALVMIWLAACHGVDFVYTHLVPSRGTGRPGRHILQDLLKFCILAVLVGWGLRQLLDIQLGSLLTSSAILTAVIGLSMQDTIGSLFSGLLLQVEKPFVEGDWIKLGDVEGRVTEVTWRYTKVMTLAASEVFLPNNAVAKERLVNYSRPDGTLCQIVYVPAPPDAPPVKVKSAIQTALTRAEGVLKNPPPRARLHEIQADRVVYAAVYYIRGFHTRLNTADAVLSTVWYQFVERGIEIPPPARRVIMDAPDPDRGHPEGLAALSEVELLSGLTDAEMEMLARVSVIRQFSPDQTIVAKGEQGTTMCFILSGLVAVVIDGKEVARLAAGQIFGEMALLTGEPRQADVRAVEPTRGLEVDREGFRMVLARHPEIIDRVRAIFTARAAANRSAQAPGAPDEATTLFARFCKLFL; this is encoded by the coding sequence ATGACCATCGGCGTCGGCTGGCGACTGGGCGCGGCCGTGGCCGTTTTTCTGGCCATAACAGCCCTTCTGCGGCTGCTGTGGCGCCGGGGCGTCATTAGCCGTCCGCTGGGGGGCCTCGTCAAGTGGCTCTGCGGCCTGGCGATCCTGTGGGGCCTGTCCTGGCTGTTGCCGGCCAACGCCGCCGCCTCCGGGGAAACCGCCATGACCATGGCCGCGCTGGTCATGATCTGGCTGGCCGCCTGCCATGGCGTGGACTTCGTTTACACCCACCTCGTGCCCTCCCGGGGGACCGGCCGGCCCGGCCGCCATATCCTTCAGGACCTGCTCAAATTCTGCATCCTGGCCGTGCTCGTGGGCTGGGGACTGCGGCAACTGCTCGATATCCAGCTCGGGTCCCTGCTCACCTCCTCGGCCATCCTCACCGCCGTCATCGGCCTGTCCATGCAGGACACCATCGGCAGCCTGTTTTCCGGCCTGCTGCTCCAGGTGGAAAAACCCTTTGTCGAGGGAGACTGGATCAAGCTCGGCGATGTGGAAGGCCGGGTCACGGAAGTCACCTGGCGCTATACCAAGGTGATGACCCTCGCCGCTTCCGAAGTGTTTTTGCCCAACAATGCCGTGGCCAAGGAACGCCTCGTCAACTACAGCCGCCCGGACGGCACCTTGTGCCAGATCGTCTATGTGCCGGCCCCCCCGGACGCGCCGCCGGTCAAGGTCAAATCGGCCATCCAGACGGCCCTGACCCGGGCCGAAGGAGTCCTGAAAAATCCTCCGCCCCGGGCCCGGCTGCACGAGATCCAGGCCGACCGGGTCGTGTATGCCGCCGTGTATTACATCCGCGGCTTCCATACGCGCCTCAACACCGCCGATGCCGTGCTTTCCACCGTCTGGTACCAGTTTGTCGAGCGCGGCATCGAAATACCGCCCCCGGCCCGGCGCGTCATCATGGACGCCCCCGACCCCGATCGCGGCCACCCCGAGGGACTGGCCGCCTTAAGCGAGGTCGAGCTGCTTTCCGGCCTCACCGACGCGGAAATGGAGATGCTGGCCCGGGTGTCCGTGATCCGCCAGTTTTCCCCGGACCAGACCATCGTGGCCAAGGGCGAACAGGGCACGACCATGTGCTTTATCCTGTCCGGGCTTGTGGCCGTGGTCATCGACGGCAAGGAAGTGGCCCGGCTGGCGGCGGGCCAGATTTTCGGCGAGATGGCCCTTTTGACCGGCGAACCACGCCAGGCCGACGTGCGCGCCGTGGAGCCCACGCGGGGCCTGGAGGTGGACCGGGAGGGATTTCGCATGGTCCTGGCCCGCCATCCCGAAATCATCGACCGCGTACGGGCGATTTTTACCGCCCGCGCCGCCGCCAACCGCTCCGCCCAAGCCCCCGGGGCACCGGACGAAGCGACAACCCTGTTCGCCCGCTTTTGCAAGCTCTTTTTATGA
- the cmk gene encoding (d)CMP kinase encodes MASDMRRIVTIDGPAGAGKTTVSRRAAGALGVAYLDTGAMFRGLALALGEGGHALPEATIDAKLAAMVFALKGSGADTVLLVDGAPLPDAARTEQVGGWASNLAVLPVVRRRLRLAQQALGAATDLLAEGRDMGTVVFPEARHKFFLTARPEVRAERRVLQLTALGKPADYEAILAAIRRRDAKDQGRAEAPLVAAPDALVIDTSELTEDAVVARIVAAAAV; translated from the coding sequence ATGGCTTCTGATATGCGCCGCATCGTGACCATCGACGGCCCGGCCGGGGCGGGCAAGACCACCGTTTCCCGCCGGGCCGCCGGGGCCCTTGGCGTGGCCTACCTGGACACCGGGGCCATGTTCCGGGGGCTCGCCCTCGCCCTGGGGGAAGGCGGGCATGCGCTGCCCGAGGCGACCATCGACGCAAAACTTGCCGCCATGGTCTTCGCTCTCAAGGGCTCCGGCGCGGACACCGTGCTGCTGGTCGACGGCGCGCCCCTGCCCGATGCCGCCCGCACCGAGCAGGTCGGCGGCTGGGCCTCGAACCTGGCCGTTTTGCCCGTGGTCCGGCGGCGGCTGCGGCTGGCCCAGCAGGCCCTTGGCGCGGCCACGGACCTCCTGGCCGAAGGCCGCGACATGGGCACGGTGGTCTTCCCCGAGGCGCGCCACAAGTTTTTCCTCACCGCCAGGCCCGAGGTCAGGGCCGAGCGCCGCGTGCTCCAGCTTACCGCCCTGGGCAAGCCGGCCGACTACGAGGCCATTTTGGCGGCCATCCGCCGCCGCGACGCGAAGGACCAGGGCCGGGCCGAAGCGCCGCTTGTGGCCGCCCCGGACGCCCTGGTCATCGACACCTCGGAGCTGACCGAGGACGCGGTGGTGGCCCGCATCGTGGCCGCGGCCGCCGTCTGA
- a CDS encoding universal stress protein yields the protein MPALKKILCAVDFSEGSPLVAEYAATLARAAKAEIICVYVAPSLAEYVGFNVPQAALDTFVGDVVASAETTMNDFTTENFKDLPARGLVLTGYPAEEILKAADSQHADMIVMGTHGRTGIDRIIFGSVAEKVVKTATCPVLTVKPHAAA from the coding sequence ATGCCAGCCCTGAAAAAAATTCTGTGCGCCGTGGATTTCTCCGAGGGCTCCCCGCTCGTGGCCGAATACGCGGCCACGCTGGCCCGGGCCGCCAAGGCCGAGATCATCTGCGTCTACGTGGCCCCGTCCCTGGCCGAATACGTGGGCTTCAACGTGCCCCAGGCCGCGCTCGACACCTTTGTCGGCGACGTGGTCGCCTCGGCCGAAACCACCATGAACGATTTCACCACCGAGAACTTCAAGGACCTGCCGGCGCGCGGCCTGGTGCTGACCGGCTACCCGGCCGAGGAGATCCTCAAGGCCGCCGACAGCCAGCATGCCGACATGATCGTCATGGGCACCCACGGCCGCACCGGCATCGACCGGATCATCTTCGGCTCCGTGGCCGAAAAGGTGGTCAAAACCGCCACCTGCCCCGTGCTCACCGTCAAGCCGCACGCGGCAGCCTAG
- the thpR gene encoding RNA 2',3'-cyclic phosphodiesterase: MDHVRAFVGLALPQSCQDMAGRLGTALAPLCRGRMSRVRAGQAHITLKFLGETPVTGPAGIEAVGEALAGIRFAPFRLDLAGGGFFPGPKRPRVVWAGLREGAPECRELAAAVDAALAPLGIAPEDTPFAAHLTLARIGEPERGGDWPAMLALLTQAQWPPVPVAAVTLWRSVLSEHGARHEVLREFPATAA; encoded by the coding sequence ATGGACCATGTCCGCGCCTTTGTGGGCCTTGCCCTGCCGCAGTCCTGCCAGGATATGGCCGGCAGGCTCGGGACGGCGCTCGCGCCGCTGTGCCGCGGCCGCATGAGCCGGGTGCGGGCCGGACAAGCCCACATCACCCTCAAGTTCCTCGGGGAGACGCCCGTTACGGGGCCTGCCGGCATCGAGGCCGTTGGCGAGGCGCTGGCCGGCATACGGTTCGCGCCTTTTCGTCTGGACCTTGCCGGCGGCGGTTTTTTCCCGGGCCCGAAACGGCCCCGGGTGGTCTGGGCCGGACTGCGGGAAGGGGCGCCGGAATGCCGGGAACTCGCCGCAGCCGTGGACGCGGCCCTGGCCCCGCTCGGCATCGCGCCGGAAGACACCCCCTTTGCCGCCCACCTGACCCTGGCCCGGATAGGCGAACCGGAACGCGGCGGCGACTGGCCGGCCATGCTGGCGCTGCTGACGCAGGCGCAGTGGCCGCCCGTGCCCGTTGCCGCCGTGACGCTGTGGCGTTCGGTGCTTTCGGAGCATGGCGCGCGCCACGAGGTGCTGCGGGAATTTCCGGCCACGGCGGCCTAA
- a CDS encoding MBOAT family protein codes for MVFSSASFLFYFLPLVLALYFSCVTFGRLRNWILLAASLFFYTWGEGEYVVIMLVSILANYLFGIWIYKAHERNNAKRQMAVAITFNLLLLVIFKYTNFLVANCNLVLSEFGLPTMTVGAVHLPIGISFFTFHCISYLMDIYRRQTPPQMSLPNTALYISLFPQLVAGPIIRYKDIASQITHRTVGLERFSQGINRFIIGLGKKVLIANVVGLPADKIFAIPAEHLTTPVAWLGITCYTLQIYFDFSGYSDMAIGLGHMFGFKFMENFNYPYVSRSIQEFWRRWHISLSTWFRDYLYIPLGGNRCSTSRMYFNLVMVFFLCGLWHGASWNFVIWGMFHGLFSVIERFPLAKRVTQGPRLIAHIYTLLVVMVAWVFFRAESLPVALNYLKAMAGFAQGSGVEWHVGLFLNPKVAIVLVAAVIGATPVIPWIKGVRGRLLALRRFGPVALDDGLEAVVSLVVMPAVFILCAMSLASGTHNPFIYFQF; via the coding sequence ATGGTATTTAGCTCCGCTTCATTTCTGTTTTATTTTTTGCCGCTCGTGCTGGCGCTGTATTTTTCCTGTGTGACCTTCGGACGGTTGCGCAACTGGATTCTACTGGCGGCGAGCCTTTTTTTCTATACCTGGGGTGAAGGCGAATATGTCGTCATCATGCTGGTTTCGATCCTGGCCAACTATCTGTTCGGCATATGGATCTACAAAGCCCACGAGCGCAACAACGCCAAGCGCCAGATGGCGGTGGCCATCACCTTCAACCTGCTGCTCCTTGTCATTTTCAAGTACACGAATTTCCTCGTGGCCAACTGCAACCTGGTCTTGAGCGAATTCGGCCTGCCGACCATGACGGTCGGCGCCGTGCATTTGCCCATCGGCATTTCCTTTTTCACGTTCCACTGCATTTCCTACCTGATGGACATCTACCGCCGGCAGACGCCGCCGCAGATGTCACTGCCCAACACGGCCCTCTACATTTCGCTTTTCCCCCAGCTCGTGGCCGGCCCCATCATCCGCTACAAGGATATCGCCTCCCAGATTACCCACCGAACCGTGGGTCTGGAGCGGTTTTCCCAGGGCATCAACCGCTTCATCATCGGCCTGGGCAAGAAAGTGCTGATCGCCAACGTGGTGGGGCTGCCGGCGGACAAGATCTTCGCCATCCCGGCCGAGCATCTGACCACGCCCGTGGCCTGGCTCGGCATTACGTGCTACACGCTGCAAATATATTTCGACTTTTCCGGCTACTCGGACATGGCCATCGGCCTGGGCCACATGTTCGGGTTCAAGTTCATGGAAAACTTCAATTATCCCTACGTGTCGCGCTCCATCCAGGAATTCTGGCGGCGCTGGCACATCTCCCTTTCCACCTGGTTCCGCGATTACCTCTACATTCCGCTTGGCGGCAACCGGTGCAGCACGTCCCGGATGTATTTCAACCTGGTCATGGTTTTTTTCCTGTGCGGCCTGTGGCACGGGGCCAGTTGGAACTTCGTGATCTGGGGCATGTTCCACGGGTTGTTCTCGGTGATCGAGCGCTTTCCCCTGGCCAAACGCGTGACCCAGGGCCCGCGGCTCATCGCCCATATCTACACCCTGCTGGTGGTGATGGTGGCCTGGGTCTTTTTCCGGGCCGAATCCCTGCCGGTGGCGCTGAACTACCTGAAGGCCATGGCCGGCTTCGCCCAGGGATCGGGCGTGGAATGGCACGTGGGCCTTTTCCTCAACCCCAAGGTGGCCATCGTGCTGGTGGCGGCCGTGATCGGCGCGACCCCGGTCATCCCCTGGATCAAGGGCGTACGCGGCCGCCTGCTGGCCCTGCGCCGGTTTGGGCCCGTGGCGCTCGACGATGGCCTGGAGGCCGTCGTCAGCCTCGTCGTGATGCCGGCGGTTTTCATCCTGTGCGCCATGTCCCTGGCCAGCGGCACGCATAATCCGTTCATTTACTTTCAGTTCTAA
- a CDS encoding NADH:flavin oxidoreductase/NADH oxidase has protein sequence MSVLFSPVKIGPRTLKNRIIVAPMCQYSAENGHPTYWHAMHLGHLAISGAGALVIEATAVESQGRISAQDLGLWSKPHEDSLRRTLTVVRACAPIPILVQLAHAGRKASTATPWDGGAQISPAQGGWVPDAPSAIPYEPEEITPHALDAAGLGRIEQAFGDAAKRADALDLAGVEIHCAHGYLLHQFLSPLSNTRDDDCGGSLENRLHFPLRIIKAVRKALPQNRILGVRISATDWVPGGWDIEDSVAFAREIKKCGGDYIHVSSGGLSPQQQIPVAPGYQVPFAERIRRETGLPTIAVGLITDPALAETIVVTGQADMVALARGMLYDPRWPWHAAAALGDQVDAPNQYLRCEPHGLKGLFRR, from the coding sequence ATGAGTGTCCTTTTTTCCCCCGTCAAAATCGGGCCGCGAACGCTTAAAAACCGCATCATCGTCGCGCCCATGTGCCAATACTCGGCCGAAAACGGCCACCCCACCTACTGGCACGCCATGCATCTCGGCCATCTGGCCATCTCCGGAGCCGGGGCCCTCGTCATCGAAGCCACGGCCGTGGAGTCCCAGGGGCGCATTTCGGCGCAGGACCTGGGCTTGTGGTCCAAACCCCACGAAGACTCCCTGCGCCGCACGTTGACCGTTGTGCGGGCCTGCGCGCCCATCCCCATCCTGGTGCAGCTCGCCCACGCCGGCCGCAAGGCGTCCACGGCCACCCCCTGGGACGGCGGCGCGCAAATTTCCCCGGCCCAAGGCGGCTGGGTGCCCGACGCCCCCTCGGCCATCCCCTACGAACCGGAAGAAATCACGCCCCACGCCCTCGACGCCGCCGGACTCGGCCGCATCGAACAGGCCTTCGGCGACGCCGCCAAACGCGCCGACGCCCTGGATCTGGCCGGCGTGGAAATCCACTGCGCCCACGGCTACCTGCTGCACCAGTTTCTTTCGCCGCTTTCCAACACCCGCGACGACGACTGCGGCGGCAGCCTCGAAAACCGCCTGCACTTCCCGCTGCGCATCATCAAAGCCGTGCGCAAGGCCCTGCCCCAAAACCGCATCCTCGGCGTTCGCATCTCGGCCACGGACTGGGTCCCCGGCGGCTGGGACATCGAGGACAGCGTCGCCTTTGCCCGCGAAATCAAGAAATGCGGCGGCGACTACATCCACGTTTCCTCCGGCGGTCTGTCGCCGCAGCAACAAATCCCCGTCGCGCCCGGCTACCAGGTCCCCTTCGCCGAACGCATCCGCCGCGAAACCGGCCTGCCCACCATCGCCGTGGGGCTCATTACCGACCCGGCCCTGGCCGAAACCATCGTCGTCACCGGCCAGGCCGATATGGTCGCCCTGGCCCGGGGCATGCTCTACGACCCGCGCTGGCCCTGGCACGCCGCCGCCGCCCTGGGCGACCAGGTCGACGCGCCGAACCAGTACCTGCGCTGCGAACCGCATGGGCTGAAGGGACTTTTTCGCCGGTAA
- a CDS encoding anion permease: MRRLPVKLPLKALLPVVVGLVLAALPVPAGLAPYAWYYFAIFAAVVVGLVFEPIPAAAIGVMGVTLAALFRLVPVTAPTPPTASQAISWALSGFSNGTVWLIFIAFMFALGYEKTGLGRRISLTLIKVLGKKTLGLGYAVACADAVLAPFMPSNTARSGGTIFPIIKNIPPLYGSTPDNDPRKIGSYIMWVALATTCVTSSLFLTGLTPNLLAVSVIEKTANIRLDWTTWFVAIAPVGIILFLAVPLLSYIIYPPTQKESADAPIWAGKELDAMGPISHKELTMAGLALFALLLWIFGGKYVNSTTTAFIALCLMLLFKVITWDDLLANKQAWNVLMWFGTLVALAGGLAKTGFLTWFAQGVAAHLAGYSLTTVMVALVVVFFAIHYIFASVTAHVTALMAVFLTAAAAVPGMNMKVMALMLGTSLGIMGILTPFATGPSPIYYGSGYIPAKDFWRLGFIFGLIFLGVFLAVGIPWMLTMGG, encoded by the coding sequence ATGAGGAGGCTCCCCGTGAAGTTGCCCCTTAAAGCCCTGCTCCCCGTCGTCGTCGGTCTGGTGCTGGCCGCCCTGCCGGTTCCGGCCGGCCTGGCCCCGTATGCCTGGTACTACTTCGCCATTTTCGCCGCCGTGGTGGTGGGGCTCGTGTTCGAGCCGATTCCGGCGGCGGCCATCGGCGTCATGGGCGTGACCCTGGCCGCGCTGTTTCGGCTGGTGCCGGTTACGGCCCCGACCCCGCCCACGGCGTCGCAAGCCATCAGCTGGGCTCTGTCGGGTTTTTCCAACGGCACGGTCTGGCTGATATTTATCGCCTTCATGTTCGCCCTGGGCTACGAAAAAACCGGGCTCGGCCGGCGCATTTCCCTGACGCTCATCAAGGTGCTCGGCAAAAAGACCCTGGGACTCGGCTACGCCGTGGCCTGCGCCGACGCCGTCCTGGCCCCGTTCATGCCGTCCAACACGGCCCGAAGCGGCGGCACCATCTTTCCCATCATCAAGAACATTCCGCCGCTGTACGGCTCCACCCCGGACAACGATCCGCGCAAGATCGGCTCCTACATCATGTGGGTGGCCCTGGCCACGACCTGCGTGACCAGCTCGCTGTTCCTCACCGGCCTGACCCCAAACCTGCTCGCCGTGTCGGTGATCGAAAAAACGGCCAACATCCGCCTCGATTGGACCACCTGGTTCGTGGCCATCGCGCCGGTGGGCATCATCCTCTTTCTGGCCGTGCCGCTTCTCTCCTACATCATCTATCCGCCGACCCAGAAGGAAAGCGCCGACGCCCCGATCTGGGCCGGCAAGGAACTCGACGCCATGGGCCCGATCAGCCACAAGGAGTTGACCATGGCCGGGCTGGCGCTCTTCGCCCTGCTGTTGTGGATATTCGGCGGCAAGTACGTCAACTCCACCACCACCGCCTTCATCGCCCTGTGCCTGATGCTCCTTTTCAAGGTCATCACCTGGGACGACCTGCTCGCCAACAAGCAGGCCTGGAACGTGCTCATGTGGTTCGGCACCCTGGTGGCGCTGGCCGGGGGGCTCGCCAAGACGGGCTTTCTCACCTGGTTCGCCCAGGGCGTGGCCGCGCACCTGGCCGGCTACTCCCTGACAACGGTCATGGTGGCGCTGGTGGTGGTCTTTTTCGCCATCCACTACATCTTCGCCAGCGTCACGGCCCACGTCACGGCACTCATGGCAGTGTTCCTCACGGCCGCGGCGGCGGTACCGGGGATGAACATGAAGGTCATGGCGCTGATGCTCGGCACGAGCCTCGGCATCATGGGCATCCTGACCCCGTTCGCCACCGGCCCCTCGCCCATCTACTACGGCAGCGGCTACATTCCGGCCAAGGACTTCTGGCGGCTGGGATTCATCTTCGGCCTGATCTTCCTGGGCGTGTTCCTGGCCGTCGGCATCCCCTGGATGCTGACCATGGGGGGATAA
- a CDS encoding TatD family hydrolase, whose product MSRKKRERQDPATLGLPAGGVESHAHLDVEEFAPEEIGPALDRAAAAGVSAVGNVFLGPAAYLAHRDYFKDRPEVFYILGVHPCDAATMAVDDLPAMAAAFRDEARLRAVGEIGLDYYWDASTAETQQRVFREQLELARGLDVPVVIHSRNAEADTLAILDDMGFRDRPLVWHCFGGGAWLAGEVFSRGWLASIPGPVTYAKNTDLAEAVAAMDLSRILLETDTPYLAPEPWRGKRNEPALIAFTAQRVAALMERDPAEVWLTTGDNARKFFGI is encoded by the coding sequence GTGTCGAGAAAAAAACGTGAGCGGCAGGATCCGGCGACCCTCGGACTGCCGGCGGGCGGGGTGGAGAGCCATGCCCATCTGGACGTGGAGGAGTTCGCCCCGGAAGAGATCGGGCCTGCCCTCGACCGGGCGGCGGCGGCCGGAGTGTCGGCCGTGGGCAACGTGTTTCTGGGACCGGCCGCCTATCTGGCCCACCGGGACTATTTCAAGGACCGGCCGGAGGTCTTTTACATCCTGGGCGTGCATCCCTGCGACGCGGCCACGATGGCGGTCGACGACCTGCCGGCCATGGCGGCGGCCTTTCGCGACGAGGCGCGCTTGCGGGCCGTGGGCGAGATCGGGCTCGACTATTACTGGGACGCGTCCACGGCCGAGACGCAACAGCGCGTGTTTCGGGAGCAGTTGGAACTGGCCAGGGGACTCGACGTGCCGGTGGTCATCCACAGCCGTAATGCCGAAGCGGACACCCTGGCCATCCTCGACGACATGGGGTTTCGGGACCGGCCGCTGGTGTGGCACTGCTTCGGCGGCGGGGCCTGGCTGGCCGGGGAGGTCTTTTCCCGGGGCTGGCTGGCCTCGATCCCGGGCCCGGTGACCTATGCCAAAAATACCGATCTGGCCGAAGCGGTGGCGGCCATGGATCTGTCCCGCATCCTCCTGGAGACCGACACGCCGTACCTCGCGCCCGAGCCCTGGCGCGGCAAGCGCAACGAGCCGGCCCTGATCGCCTTCACCGCCCAGCGCGTGGCCGCGCTCATGGAACGCGACCCGGCCGAGGTCTGGCTCACGACCGGCGACAACGCGCGTAAGTTTTTTGGGATATAG